One Cytophagia bacterium CHB2 genomic region harbors:
- a CDS encoding trypsin-like peptidase domain-containing protein: MKTGLSFLVALSVLFGAALAWPRQAAHTQEAPAPQRKLSSQVTELKPGVAFDVTVKQSESYLRAFSIKVPPSAKSLHVAVEEATADIDLILCLGKQPATLDELEEQAEHISSTARFNEVLTLDKDTEPKLKAGTYFIYAGSLQAEVEEEITFRITASLDAAPPRVERKRPPYRVHQPEGLQRAIDASVRLDSEVSTGSATVVTPTGLLLTCYHVLESEGGGYLQKGVYVSFTQDPRRDPVQSHLAETVHVDKSLDLALLRIVSDLDGNPVRQPAFAWAPLGNPADLMLDDDIRCLGYPGIGGSRSIYGITLSRGIVAGFLERRGQVQFIKTDALISAGNSGGGAFNSKFELIGVPTESMHADETMESLGYLRPVSALPEKWRKLIYEEYPK; this comes from the coding sequence ATGAAGACCGGACTCTCGTTCCTGGTGGCTTTGAGTGTGTTGTTCGGCGCCGCCCTGGCCTGGCCGCGGCAGGCGGCCCACACCCAGGAGGCTCCAGCCCCCCAGCGCAAGCTTTCCAGCCAGGTGACGGAACTCAAGCCGGGCGTCGCCTTCGATGTCACCGTCAAGCAGAGCGAAAGCTACCTGCGGGCCTTTTCGATCAAGGTTCCGCCTTCGGCCAAGAGCCTTCATGTCGCAGTGGAGGAGGCGACGGCAGACATCGATCTGATTCTGTGCCTGGGCAAACAGCCGGCCACCCTGGACGAACTGGAAGAACAGGCCGAACACATCTCCTCGACGGCACGCTTCAATGAAGTGCTGACCCTGGACAAGGATACCGAGCCCAAGCTCAAGGCAGGCACCTACTTCATCTACGCCGGTAGCCTCCAGGCCGAAGTCGAGGAGGAGATCACGTTCCGCATCACGGCCTCGCTGGATGCCGCGCCGCCACGCGTCGAGCGCAAGCGCCCGCCGTACCGTGTTCACCAGCCTGAAGGTCTTCAGCGCGCGATTGACGCCAGTGTGCGGCTGGACAGTGAGGTCAGTACGGGCAGCGCCACGGTCGTCACGCCTACGGGCCTGCTGCTGACCTGCTATCATGTGCTGGAGTCAGAAGGCGGCGGCTACCTGCAGAAGGGCGTTTATGTGTCGTTCACGCAAGACCCGCGGCGTGACCCTGTGCAGAGCCATCTGGCTGAAACCGTGCACGTGGACAAGTCCCTTGACCTGGCGCTTCTGCGAATCGTCAGCGACCTCGACGGCAACCCCGTCAGGCAGCCCGCCTTTGCCTGGGCACCTCTGGGCAACCCCGCTGATCTGATGCTGGACGACGACATCCGCTGCCTGGGCTACCCCGGCATTGGCGGCTCGCGCAGCATCTACGGCATCACGCTGTCGCGCGGCATCGTCGCGGGCTTCCTTGAGCGAAGGGGGCAGGTGCAGTTCATCAAGACGGACGCTCTTATCAGCGCCGGAAACAGCGGCGGCGGTGCCTTCAACAGCAAATTTGAGCTCATAGGAGTGCCGACGGAGTCGATGCACGCCGATGAAACCATGGAGTCTCTGGGCTATCTAAGGCCCGTGAGTGCCCTGCCGGAAAAGTGGCGCAAGCTGATTTACGAGGAGTACCCGAAGTAA
- a CDS encoding alpha-ketoacid dehydrogenase subunit beta: MAAITYVEAITQGLREEMARDADVFCLGQDIGVYGGAFGVTKGLIDEFGKDRVWETPLSESAIIGNAIGAAIYGLRPVAEMQFADFVACGFNQLVNNAAKLHYRWGPKVPLVVRLPWGGLRSAGPYHSQNTEAWFYRTPGLKIVCPSTPREAKGLLKAAIRDHNPVLFYEHIALYRLASIKQHLPETNEDFLVPIGAAHLKREGRDLTMITYGAYVHRCLAAAQKLEEQDGISCQVLDLRSLLPLDKTAILDCVRQTNRVLIVQEDSKTGGLGQSIASIIAEEAFEYLDAPVRVLGALDAPVPYSPVLEEAFLVSTQQIEEFARRLVEY; the protein is encoded by the coding sequence ATGGCAGCCATCACCTACGTTGAAGCCATCACCCAGGGATTGCGCGAGGAAATGGCTCGCGACGCTGACGTCTTCTGTCTGGGGCAGGATATCGGTGTCTACGGCGGCGCTTTCGGCGTCACCAAGGGCCTCATCGACGAGTTCGGCAAGGACCGTGTCTGGGAGACTCCCCTTTCCGAGTCCGCCATCATCGGCAATGCCATAGGCGCAGCGATCTACGGCTTGCGCCCCGTGGCTGAAATGCAGTTCGCGGACTTCGTTGCCTGCGGCTTCAACCAGTTGGTAAACAACGCGGCCAAGCTGCATTACCGCTGGGGTCCCAAAGTGCCGCTGGTGGTGCGCCTGCCCTGGGGCGGCTTGCGCAGCGCCGGGCCGTATCACTCGCAAAACACCGAAGCCTGGTTTTACCGCACGCCGGGACTGAAAATCGTTTGCCCCTCGACCCCGCGTGAAGCAAAGGGATTGTTGAAAGCCGCGATTCGCGATCACAATCCGGTGCTGTTTTATGAGCATATTGCGTTGTATCGTCTCGCTTCGATCAAACAACACCTGCCGGAAACAAATGAAGATTTTCTCGTCCCGATTGGCGCTGCGCATCTCAAACGCGAGGGCCGTGATTTAACCATGATCACTTACGGCGCCTATGTGCATCGTTGTCTCGCCGCGGCGCAAAAACTCGAGGAACAAGACGGCATTTCGTGCCAGGTGCTTGACTTGCGCTCGCTGCTGCCGCTCGACAAAACCGCAATTCTCGACTGCGTGCGACAGACCAATCGCGTGTTGATTGTGCAGGAAGATTCCAAAACCGGCGGCCTCGGCCAGTCCATTGCCTCGATCATCGCCGAAGAAGCCTTTGAGTATCTCGATGCGCCGGTGCGTGTGCTCGGCGCGCTGGATGCGCCGGTGCCGTACAGCCCGGTGTTGGAGGAGGCGTTTTTGGTGAGCACGCAACAAATCGAAGAGTTTGCAAGGAGATTAGTAGAGTACTGA